The following coding sequences are from one Archaeoglobaceae archaeon window:
- a CDS encoding FAD-binding oxidoreductase has product MHDALYSALSRVGKVESHPGILHIYRYDFLVIPKQLSRFVKTPVCIVYPRNDEEVLKILEISERFEVPVIARGTGTSGYGGCVPLEKCIVIDMKNLNRISFQDDTAILESGAVWMDVEKAANKVGKALRVYPTSATVSTVGGWIAQNGYGVGSLKYGGIAENVEWLEVADFEGIKQVKGDKLKYYIGAFGTTGVILRACVRLRKAQEISSFAFECSFEDALEKVKGAYHANFKDSYHMKFEKLAEKDTLLLSYEGSFETSELGKKLWERRLSPLKALKTDKIYSEVIVPNENAVEFYEEAKKSAFGIEAIFARDCVVFLGLFGRSVREYLEALRFVKIAEKLGGGVYTTGLLFPHKNKIRKELEDYKKKVDPKNLLNPRKSFAENIFSRIMKVGERLLWIT; this is encoded by the coding sequence GTGCATGATGCTCTTTATTCAGCGCTTTCAAGAGTTGGAAAAGTTGAATCTCATCCTGGAATTTTGCATATATATCGGTATGACTTCTTAGTAATCCCAAAACAACTTTCGAGATTTGTAAAAACCCCTGTCTGTATAGTTTATCCCAGAAATGATGAAGAAGTGCTTAAGATTCTTGAGATCTCTGAAAGGTTTGAAGTCCCAGTTATTGCAAGAGGCACAGGCACTTCCGGATATGGTGGTTGTGTCCCGCTGGAGAAGTGCATCGTAATTGACATGAAGAATCTGAACAGGATTAGCTTTCAGGATGACACGGCCATTCTGGAATCCGGTGCGGTCTGGATGGATGTCGAAAAAGCTGCAAATAAGGTTGGAAAGGCTCTTAGAGTTTATCCTACAAGTGCAACGGTTTCAACTGTGGGGGGATGGATTGCTCAGAATGGTTATGGAGTTGGAAGTCTGAAATACGGAGGAATTGCAGAAAATGTCGAATGGCTGGAGGTTGCGGACTTTGAAGGTATAAAGCAGGTCAAAGGAGACAAACTTAAATATTATATCGGGGCTTTTGGCACAACGGGAGTTATTCTTAGGGCCTGTGTTAGGCTTAGAAAGGCCCAAGAGATAAGCAGTTTTGCTTTTGAATGTAGCTTTGAAGATGCATTGGAAAAGGTAAAGGGCGCATATCACGCAAATTTCAAGGATAGTTATCACATGAAGTTTGAAAAGCTTGCGGAGAAGGACACATTACTTTTAAGTTATGAGGGATCATTTGAAACGTCTGAACTCGGAAAAAAACTTTGGGAAAGAAGACTATCTCCTTTAAAGGCTTTAAAAACAGATAAAATTTACTCAGAGGTAATCGTTCCAAATGAAAACGCTGTGGAGTTTTACGAAGAGGCAAAGAAATCTGCTTTCGGCATTGAGGCTATCTTCGCTCGAGATTGTGTTGTTTTTCTGGGTCTGTTTGGCAGAAGCGTTAGGGAGTATTTAGAGGCTCTGAGGTTCGTTAAAATTGCTGAAAAATTGGGAGGGGGAGTTTATACAACGGGATTATTATTCCCTCACAAAAATAAAATCAGAAAGGAACTTGAGGATTACAAGAAAAAAGTCGATCCGAAAAACCTGTTAAATCCGAGGAAGAGCTTTGCTGAGAATATATTTTCAAGGATAATGAAAGTGGGGGAGAGATTGTTATGGATCACATAA
- a CDS encoding heterodisulfide reductase-related iron-sulfur binding cluster, whose product MDHISPRDCIKCGLCNICPVFKVEKLESVSPRGKLILLHEIKRGRLKIDARLVKEIYKCSVCGICGVVCPANLELVELWEKVREELVSKKLAPLPIHRKVRDITYREFNPYGGDQRKRLDWLEFNTGKSKTLYFAGCTASFKSHNIAKSTARALRNLGVDFAVLGANEFCCGSPFLRTGQKDVAKMLFTRNIKVWQREGIEEIITSCPGCYKTIKDDYPKFAEEAKMDFNFEVKHVSSVFAERMEKEETIEMVATYHDPCHLGRHMGVYDDPRKVIKKAGVKLVEMERSREFALCCGAGGGLRAQFKEIAIAIAEERVREALETGTNIIITSCPFCEYNLSRVGGSRIRVFDLSEIVDRTISP is encoded by the coding sequence ATGGATCACATAAGTCCCAGAGATTGTATAAAGTGTGGACTCTGCAACATTTGCCCGGTTTTCAAAGTTGAAAAATTGGAATCGGTTTCTCCAAGAGGAAAACTCATACTTTTACACGAAATAAAAAGAGGAAGACTTAAAATTGATGCCCGGTTGGTAAAAGAAATTTACAAATGTTCTGTATGTGGGATTTGTGGTGTCGTTTGCCCTGCAAATCTGGAACTGGTGGAATTGTGGGAAAAAGTTAGAGAAGAATTGGTTAGCAAAAAGTTGGCCCCACTACCGATCCACAGAAAGGTAAGAGACATCACTTACAGGGAATTCAATCCATACGGCGGTGATCAGAGGAAAAGACTGGACTGGCTTGAGTTCAATACTGGAAAGTCAAAAACACTTTATTTCGCCGGTTGCACCGCGAGTTTCAAATCTCACAATATAGCCAAATCAACAGCAAGAGCGCTAAGAAACCTCGGAGTGGATTTTGCAGTTCTTGGAGCAAATGAGTTCTGCTGCGGGTCCCCCTTTTTAAGGACTGGGCAGAAAGACGTGGCGAAAATGCTTTTTACACGTAACATTAAAGTCTGGCAAAGGGAAGGGATAGAGGAAATCATTACATCTTGCCCGGGCTGTTATAAGACGATAAAGGACGACTATCCAAAATTTGCTGAAGAAGCAAAAATGGACTTTAACTTTGAAGTCAAGCATGTTTCATCAGTTTTCGCTGAAAGGATGGAAAAAGAAGAGACTATTGAAATGGTTGCAACATATCATGACCCATGCCACCTTGGCAGGCATATGGGGGTCTATGATGATCCAAGAAAGGTGATAAAAAAGGCCGGAGTGAAGCTGGTGGAGATGGAGAGAAGTAGAGAATTTGCCCTTTGCTGTGGTGCAGGAGGAGGTTTAAGGGCACAGTTTAAGGAAATAGCAATTGCAATAGCTGAAGAAAGAGTCAGAGAAGCGCTCGAAACCGGAACCAATATTATAATAACATCATGTCCTTTTTGTGAATACAATCTTTCAAGGGTTGGTGGTAGCAGAATCAGGGTTTTTGACTTATCCGAGATAGTAGATAGGACAATCTCTCCCTAA
- a CDS encoding PHP domain-containing protein, which translates to MLRAELHVHSKYSDGKDSVKKIVQIAVNKGIDVLSITDHDTIAGSLSAIELISEEKIPIVVIPGIEVSTESGHLLVYGVWKDIEKGMKMDKTCKVIREIGGISVLAHPFDILRNGTIRKKDFEFVDCIEVFNAKSYFNFLARRYAEKFQKKGIGGSDAHSAEHVGIVINYIKSSEKESILNAIYDGRKQTFRERLSYLLSRISQKP; encoded by the coding sequence ATGCTTAGAGCAGAATTGCACGTGCATTCCAAATACAGTGATGGAAAAGACAGTGTAAAGAAGATCGTCCAAATTGCTGTCAATAAGGGAATCGATGTTCTTTCTATAACAGACCACGACACCATAGCAGGTTCTCTGAGCGCGATCGAATTAATCTCTGAAGAAAAGATCCCTATTGTAGTTATTCCGGGTATCGAAGTATCGACAGAGAGTGGGCATTTGCTTGTCTATGGAGTCTGGAAGGACATAGAGAAAGGGATGAAAATGGATAAAACTTGCAAGGTCATTAGAGAGATCGGGGGAATAAGCGTTCTTGCTCATCCTTTCGATATTCTGCGAAATGGAACAATTAGGAAAAAAGATTTTGAATTCGTTGACTGTATTGAAGTTTTCAATGCAAAAAGCTATTTCAATTTCCTTGCAAGGAGATACGCGGAAAAATTCCAGAAAAAGGGGATTGGAGGTAGTGACGCTCACAGCGCTGAGCATGTAGGTATTGTTATCAATTATATTAAAAGTTCGGAGAAGGAATCCATTCTTAATGCAATTTACGATGGTAGAAAACAGACTTTTAGGGAGAGATTGTCCTATCTACTATCTCGGATAAGTCAAAAACCCTGA
- a CDS encoding bifunctional N(6)-L-threonylcarbamoyladenine synthase/serine/threonine protein kinase, producing MNVLGIEGTAWNLSLAVVDEQEVIAVVSDPYLPKEGGIHPREAAQHHAEKMPSLIRAIFNKFPKEKIDAIAFSQGPGLGPCLRIVATASRFLALKLKKPLIGVNHCLAHVEVGRWRTDAKNPVALYVSGGNSQIIARRGNRYRVFGETLDIGIGNAIDKLARSFGLPHPGGPKIEKLAESGSKYYPLPYVVKGMDFSFSGMVTAAQRLKGKARIEDIAFSFQETAFAMLTEVTERALAYLGYDEVLLVGGVGVNKRLQSMLRIMCEDRGAKFYTPPAELMGDNGAMIAYTGLLMLKNGYSTPIEESYVKPNFRIEEVEIRW from the coding sequence ATGAATGTTCTTGGAATCGAGGGAACCGCTTGGAATTTGAGCTTGGCAGTTGTAGATGAGCAAGAAGTAATTGCGGTTGTAAGCGATCCTTACCTCCCCAAGGAGGGGGGAATTCACCCAAGAGAAGCGGCCCAGCATCATGCTGAAAAAATGCCTTCCCTTATAAGGGCTATTTTTAATAAATTTCCAAAGGAGAAGATTGATGCGATCGCATTCTCTCAGGGGCCCGGGCTTGGGCCATGCTTACGAATTGTTGCCACTGCAAGCAGATTCCTGGCTTTAAAACTGAAAAAACCTCTAATTGGCGTCAACCACTGTCTTGCACATGTTGAGGTTGGAAGATGGAGGACAGATGCAAAGAACCCGGTAGCGCTATACGTTAGCGGTGGGAACAGTCAGATAATCGCAAGAAGGGGCAATCGATACAGAGTTTTTGGCGAAACTCTCGACATAGGAATAGGAAATGCAATAGACAAGCTTGCAAGAAGTTTTGGACTTCCACACCCAGGCGGGCCCAAGATTGAAAAGCTTGCAGAATCCGGAAGCAAGTATTATCCACTACCATATGTGGTCAAGGGAATGGATTTCTCCTTCAGTGGTATGGTTACCGCTGCACAGAGATTGAAGGGCAAGGCAAGGATAGAAGACATAGCTTTTAGCTTTCAGGAAACCGCTTTTGCGATGCTTACTGAAGTAACGGAAAGAGCCCTTGCATATCTCGGCTACGATGAGGTCCTTCTGGTAGGCGGAGTTGGGGTGAATAAGAGACTGCAGAGTATGCTAAGAATTATGTGCGAAGATCGTGGGGCAAAGTTTTACACTCCTCCAGCCGAGCTTATGGGCGATAACGGAGCGATGATTGCTTACACCGGGCTTTTAATGCTAAAAAATGGATACAGCACACCTATTGAAGAGTCATACGTTAAACCGAATTTTAGAATCGAAGAAGTCGAGATAAGATGGTAA
- a CDS encoding 30S ribosomal protein S27ae encodes MPEVVSRFYEIKGEKIVRKRKFCPRCGEGVFLAEHKDRFTCGKCGYTEFKKK; translated from the coding sequence ATGCCGGAAGTTGTAAGCAGATTTTACGAGATAAAGGGCGAAAAAATTGTTAGAAAGAGGAAATTCTGCCCAAGATGTGGCGAAGGGGTCTTTTTAGCAGAGCACAAAGACAGGTTCACATGCGGTAAGTGTGGATATACCGAGTTTAAAAAGAAATGA
- a CDS encoding 30S ribosomal protein S24e, which yields MEIRVESERYNPLLKRKEVYFRVRFNGKTPSRAEIREKVAGLMNAELKRVVLDYVKTEFGKREAKVYAKIYDTEEALKAIEDRHILERNFPELKAEKKAEGAKPEG from the coding sequence TTGGAGATCCGAGTCGAGTCAGAAAGATACAATCCGCTCCTAAAGAGAAAGGAAGTTTACTTCAGAGTAAGGTTTAATGGTAAAACGCCCTCAAGGGCAGAGATTAGAGAGAAAGTAGCAGGACTTATGAACGCAGAACTAAAAAGAGTAGTTCTGGATTACGTAAAAACGGAATTTGGAAAAAGAGAGGCAAAGGTTTATGCAAAGATCTACGATACAGAAGAGGCTCTGAAAGCAATCGAAGACAGACACATCCTGGAGCGAAACTTTCCAGAACTGAAAGCTGAAAAGAAGGCTGAAGGAGCAAAACCGGAGGGATAA
- a CDS encoding DUF359 domain-containing protein — MLRLPEKLRSELSKPYGKLYRDGEKVLEIVEEIRVAKLIAIVGDFVTYCAFKVGILPHIVVIDGKTLREENLRFEVPKGYERIEVENPPAHISSELVKAIEKAVKRAEEGYKTLIFVVGEEDLAVMPLGILMPENSLILYGQPKEGVVAFMIDKEKKILILKLLKQMEIVEKSDELRKLGVI; from the coding sequence ATGCTCAGACTTCCGGAAAAACTTCGCTCTGAACTATCCAAACCCTACGGAAAACTCTACAGGGATGGAGAAAAAGTGCTCGAGATAGTTGAGGAAATCCGAGTTGCAAAATTAATCGCAATTGTAGGTGATTTTGTCACTTACTGTGCTTTTAAAGTTGGAATTCTTCCCCATATCGTTGTTATAGATGGAAAGACTCTTAGAGAGGAAAATCTCAGGTTCGAAGTTCCGAAGGGTTACGAAAGAATCGAAGTCGAAAATCCTCCAGCTCATATCTCCTCTGAACTCGTAAAGGCTATCGAAAAAGCCGTTAAAAGAGCAGAAGAAGGATATAAAACTTTGATATTCGTAGTTGGCGAAGAAGATCTTGCAGTCATGCCACTTGGCATTTTAATGCCTGAAAACTCACTCATTTTGTATGGACAACCAAAAGAGGGTGTGGTTGCATTCATGATCGATAAAGAAAAAAAGATTCTAATACTCAAACTTCTTAAACAGATGGAAATAGTTGAAAAAAGTGATGAGCTGAGAAAATTGGGGGTGATCTGA
- the spt4 gene encoding transcription elongation factor subunit Spt4, with amino-acid sequence MAELACRICKYINPDAIVCKNCGSSDLTKEWYGYLIILDPEKSEIAKSLGINNPGKYALRVD; translated from the coding sequence TTGGCTGAATTAGCCTGTAGAATCTGCAAATATATAAATCCAGATGCGATAGTCTGCAAGAATTGTGGCTCATCTGACCTCACAAAGGAATGGTATGGCTATCTGATAATTCTGGATCCAGAAAAAAGCGAGATAGCCAAAAGCCTTGGCATTAACAACCCCGGAAAATACGCATTGAGGGTAGATTGA
- the rpoE gene encoding DNA-directed RNA polymerase, whose product MYARIKLRDTVRVPPFKIGENLEETIESLLWEQFEGRLDREYGMIIGIESIEEIGEGRIIEGDGAIYFDVVFNAICFKPNLQEVVEGEVVEVVEFGCFVSIGPFDALLHTSQITDDYMVFDEKNKRLVGKETKKALTEGDLVRARIVSLSLKEREPEKSRIGLTMRQPWLGALKWIEEEIAKTRGEKVG is encoded by the coding sequence ATGTATGCTCGAATAAAATTGCGCGATACCGTGCGTGTCCCTCCTTTCAAAATCGGGGAAAATTTAGAAGAGACAATTGAATCTCTGCTATGGGAGCAGTTTGAAGGAAGACTTGATAGAGAATATGGTATGATCATTGGCATAGAAAGCATAGAGGAGATTGGGGAGGGGAGAATAATCGAAGGAGACGGTGCAATTTATTTCGATGTTGTCTTTAACGCAATATGCTTTAAACCAAATTTGCAGGAAGTTGTGGAGGGAGAAGTGGTCGAAGTGGTTGAATTTGGCTGCTTTGTCTCAATAGGCCCTTTTGATGCACTTCTCCATACCAGCCAAATAACCGATGATTACATGGTTTTTGACGAAAAAAACAAAAGACTTGTTGGTAAAGAGACAAAAAAGGCTCTCACAGAAGGTGATCTCGTCAGAGCAAGAATCGTATCTCTTAGTTTAAAGGAAAGGGAACCGGAAAAGAGTAGAATCGGACTCACAATGCGACAACCTTGGCTTGGGGCTCTTAAGTGGATTGAAGAAGAGATAGCAAAAACAAGAGGTGAAAAAGTTGGCTGA
- a CDS encoding DUF1464 family protein — protein sequence MVNAVGVDAGTKSYEIFAIINGEFFAESFESSLIKENPNLLLEAIESYEADVYAGLSGYGMPIKKFSNLTNEEILLMTLNLDAEKSIGLRAVIEAIRRKNLNFYTIPGVIHLPTVPKWRKFNKIDLGTSDKLCSAVLAIIQLSDEIEIEKQNFILAEVGYGFSSFIAVKNGKIVDGIGGTSGFMGYSSMGSIDAEVAYLAGSFPKRLIFTGGIKSFIEEHGGNPIELLGEFVLKGLRAVEVSIGKAELCFLSGKFARDLKNLVAEKYETRLLSGFGIGKQSAQGAGVIANAIGGGEFERIARHVELFSAKGTVLDYLSSDLKRIILEKLNLYFRSN from the coding sequence ATGGTAAATGCGGTTGGAGTAGATGCTGGGACAAAAAGTTATGAGATATTTGCAATTATAAATGGTGAATTTTTTGCTGAGAGTTTTGAAAGTAGTTTGATCAAAGAGAACCCGAATTTGCTTCTCGAAGCAATAGAATCCTACGAAGCAGACGTCTATGCGGGTCTTTCTGGCTACGGAATGCCCATAAAGAAGTTTTCAAATTTAACAAACGAAGAAATACTTCTAATGACGCTTAACCTCGATGCTGAAAAGAGTATTGGGCTAAGAGCTGTAATAGAAGCTATAAGGAGGAAAAATTTGAACTTTTACACCATTCCAGGAGTTATACACTTGCCAACTGTGCCAAAATGGCGAAAATTCAACAAAATCGATCTTGGAACTTCAGATAAACTCTGCTCAGCTGTTTTGGCAATTATCCAGCTTTCAGATGAAATCGAGATTGAAAAACAGAACTTTATTCTTGCTGAAGTTGGATATGGTTTCAGCTCCTTCATAGCGGTGAAAAATGGAAAAATAGTGGATGGCATTGGCGGAACTTCCGGATTCATGGGATATAGTTCGATGGGTTCTATTGACGCAGAAGTCGCATATCTGGCTGGATCTTTTCCAAAAAGGCTAATATTCACTGGAGGAATAAAAAGCTTTATAGAAGAACATGGTGGGAATCCCATTGAATTGCTCGGAGAATTTGTTTTAAAAGGACTAAGAGCGGTTGAGGTGAGTATTGGAAAAGCGGAATTATGTTTTCTTTCAGGAAAGTTTGCCAGAGATTTAAAGAATTTAGTGGCTGAAAAATACGAAACAAGACTTTTAAGTGGTTTTGGAATTGGAAAACAGTCCGCGCAAGGAGCAGGGGTGATAGCCAATGCGATTGGCGGTGGAGAGTTTGAAAGAATCGCAAGGCATGTGGAGCTTTTTTCCGCTAAAGGGACTGTTCTCGATTACCTATCCTCAGATCTGAAGAGAATAATTTTGGAGAAGTTAAATTTATATTTCCGCAGTAATTAG
- a CDS encoding RNA ligase, which yields MNFVSEALNLSKFSTERLEEKGILKKAFVKHPYFSDIIEALRIDKKFGMYEEGTLIVKSKDGLKVFRGFPKIKRILYLESGLKKHFGDKNIALEEKMNGYNVRIVKISDKIYAITRRGLLCPYTTEKAREQIPEEFFDEFPEHMLCCEAIGNASPYVPDHYGIEGLEFFLFDIRECKTNKPMTIKEKEEIAERYGIKTVEILLKTSASDIEGIRRVVEDLNTRGREGIVFKDLEMILAPLKYTTSFSNCGDLSYAFKNFEEYGRDFMLARIIREAFQSFEFQDNIEERSRRLGKAILNALIESINKVSEGKEVTEEIRLTFSSEEILELFKMHLKLVGVNLREIDRKCRGKKIEVRFERVMRATTDKIRSLLEGNPW from the coding sequence ATGAATTTCGTTTCTGAAGCTCTTAATCTTTCAAAGTTTTCAACGGAAAGATTGGAAGAGAAAGGAATATTAAAAAAGGCCTTTGTGAAGCATCCGTATTTCAGTGACATAATCGAAGCTTTAAGAATCGATAAAAAGTTCGGCATGTATGAAGAAGGGACGCTGATTGTTAAGAGCAAAGATGGCTTGAAAGTTTTCAGGGGTTTTCCAAAAATAAAGAGAATACTTTACTTGGAATCAGGGCTTAAAAAGCATTTTGGAGATAAGAATATCGCTTTAGAAGAAAAAATGAACGGCTACAACGTCAGAATTGTAAAGATTTCGGACAAAATATATGCAATAACTCGTAGAGGACTTTTATGCCCATATACAACAGAAAAAGCGAGAGAACAAATCCCTGAGGAATTTTTTGATGAGTTTCCGGAACACATGCTATGCTGTGAAGCAATTGGAAATGCATCACCATACGTTCCCGATCATTATGGTATTGAAGGGTTGGAATTCTTCCTTTTTGACATAAGAGAATGCAAAACGAATAAACCGATGACAATAAAAGAAAAGGAGGAAATAGCAGAGAGATACGGAATTAAAACGGTGGAAATACTTTTAAAGACTTCTGCAAGCGATATAGAGGGTATAAGAAGAGTCGTTGAAGATCTCAACACCAGAGGCCGAGAGGGAATTGTCTTCAAAGATCTTGAGATGATTCTCGCCCCTCTAAAATACACAACAAGCTTTTCAAATTGTGGAGACCTCAGTTACGCTTTTAAAAATTTTGAAGAATACGGTAGAGATTTCATGCTGGCGAGAATTATCAGAGAAGCATTTCAAAGCTTTGAATTTCAGGATAATATCGAAGAAAGATCCAGAAGACTTGGAAAGGCTATTCTGAATGCCCTGATAGAGAGTATAAATAAGGTTTCGGAGGGAAAGGAAGTCACTGAAGAGATCAGACTGACATTTTCAAGTGAGGAAATCCTCGAACTTTTCAAAATGCATCTCAAACTCGTTGGTGTAAATCTAAGAGAGATCGACAGAAAATGCAGAGGAAAAAAAATTGAGGTTAGATTCGAAAGAGTTATGAGGGCGACTACAGACAAAATAAGAAGTCTTTTGGAGGGAAATCCATGGTAA
- a CDS encoding CBS domain-containing protein, producing MNVMEIATTDVQTLSQTSTIMNALKFILRKNFRRIPVTDAGTKKLKGIITATDFINFFGGGKKHGIVRNRYNGNLAVAVNAEIKEIMERNVISLSVKDSVETAVELMFEKRVGGCPIVDKDEVVVGIITERDILEFLAQNKKIDGVAEDFMTKNVVTLRPQDSIETAMKTMITKRFRRLPVIEDGILLGLITAREILAYFGKGEAFKMLEIGDIKEAIKKPVTTILGNNDLLIYKEIPMFPKDALISQIVSELLEKGYGAVLIVENGKLEGILTERDLVKFLYQHS from the coding sequence ATGAATGTAATGGAAATAGCAACTACTGACGTTCAGACTTTGTCTCAAACTTCTACAATAATGAACGCACTCAAGTTTATCCTTAGAAAGAATTTCAGGAGGATTCCAGTCACCGATGCTGGGACAAAAAAGCTAAAGGGGATTATAACTGCCACCGATTTTATAAACTTCTTTGGAGGGGGAAAAAAGCATGGAATTGTGAGAAATCGGTATAATGGTAATCTCGCCGTAGCGGTTAATGCCGAAATTAAAGAGATAATGGAAAGAAATGTGATATCCTTATCTGTCAAAGATTCAGTCGAAACTGCAGTTGAATTGATGTTTGAAAAAAGAGTTGGTGGTTGTCCGATCGTGGATAAAGATGAAGTAGTTGTTGGAATAATAACGGAGAGAGATATTTTAGAGTTTCTCGCACAAAATAAGAAAATAGATGGAGTTGCTGAGGACTTCATGACAAAAAATGTGGTCACACTGAGACCCCAAGATTCAATTGAAACAGCAATGAAAACAATGATAACCAAAAGATTTAGAAGATTACCTGTAATTGAAGATGGAATTCTTTTGGGGCTTATAACAGCACGAGAGATTCTTGCATACTTTGGAAAAGGTGAAGCTTTCAAGATGCTCGAAATTGGAGATATAAAGGAGGCAATAAAGAAGCCCGTGACAACAATATTGGGAAATAACGATCTTTTGATTTATAAAGAAATTCCTATGTTTCCCAAAGACGCTTTAATTTCTCAGATTGTCTCAGAATTGCTTGAAAAAGGATATGGAGCAGTTTTAATAGTCGAAAATGGAAAATTAGAGGGCATACTCACTGAAAGAGACCTTGTGAAGTTTCTTTATCAGCATTCATGA
- a CDS encoding CBS domain-containing protein, with the protein MHTDLPVKEIMTRDVCKASIDENIHSVAKRMVEYGVGSAVIMDGNKPVGIVTEKDLIAKVVAKNKSPSSVKVREVMSSPLITIKPTTSIREAASIMTKKGIRRLPVVNENGELVGIITDNDILGISLDLGELSSLITEQSSGFVEEMSGGICEKCGRYVDTLYDVEGLNLCEDCSERER; encoded by the coding sequence ATGCACACAGACTTACCAGTGAAAGAGATAATGACAAGAGATGTCTGTAAGGCAAGCATAGATGAGAACATACACTCTGTCGCCAAGAGAATGGTAGAATACGGCGTCGGAAGTGCGGTAATCATGGATGGAAATAAACCTGTCGGGATAGTCACAGAAAAAGATCTTATCGCAAAAGTTGTTGCAAAGAATAAGTCTCCTTCTTCTGTAAAAGTTAGAGAAGTTATGAGTTCTCCCCTGATCACGATAAAACCTACTACAAGTATTAGGGAAGCTGCAAGCATCATGACGAAGAAGGGAATAAGAAGATTACCTGTGGTTAATGAAAACGGAGAGCTTGTTGGGATTATAACTGATAATGACATATTGGGTATCTCTCTGGATTTAGGTGAACTTTCCTCTCTAATAACAGAGCAATCTTCGGGTTTTGTTGAAGAGATGAGCGGAGGAATATGCGAAAAGTGTGGGAGATATGTTGACACCCTATACGATGTTGAAGGTCTGAACCTGTGTGAAGACTGCTCAGAACGTGAAAGGTGA